From a single Nymphaea colorata isolate Beijing-Zhang1983 chromosome 4, ASM883128v2, whole genome shotgun sequence genomic region:
- the LOC116252279 gene encoding uncharacterized protein LOC116252279: MGEKERRKEKDRRERDRDRDRDRERDRDRDRDRDRDRERDRDRDRERRRSRSTERSHRHVRSGTRSPDRRLKSRSRSRSRSRTRSRTPEKHRRRHRSSSPDHQSRLDRKRRRDDDDKERQRAAAANDESNAKQPAERLGPIEDENVDDTDEMELMKKLGIPLGFDSTKGKPVPGANVSGVRVATKRQPRQYMNRRGGFNRPLPAERNR; this comes from the coding sequence ATGGGGGAGAAAGAAAGGCGGAAGGAGAAGGATCGTCGAGAACGAGACAGGGACAGAGATCGCGATCGAGAACGAGACCGGGACAGAGATAGGGATCGGGATCGCGATAGGGAGCGGGACCGGGATCGTGATCGGGAACGCCGCCGTTCTCGTTCTACGGAACGTAGTCATCGCCATGTCCGGTCAGGAACTCGCTCCCCTGACCGCCGGCTGAAATCTAGGTCCAGGTCCAGGTCGAGGTCCAGGACGAGGTCCCGGACGCCAGAAAAGCACCGGCGTCGCCATCGTTCGTCATCTCCAGATCACCAGTCACGGCTGGATAGGAAGCGCCGAAGAGACGACGATGATAAGGAGCGTCAGAGGGCAGCCGCTGCAAATGATGAGAGCAATGCAAAGCAGCCAGCGGAGAGGTTGGGTCCAATTGAGGACGAGAACGTGGATGACACGGATGAAATGGAGTTGATGAAGAAGTTGGGGATACCGTTGGGTTTTGATTCTACGAAGGGGAAGCCGGTGCCTGGGGCCAATGTCAGTGGTGTTAGAGTTGCAACGAAACGACAGCCTAGGCAATATATGAATCGTCGGGGCGGCTTCAATCGGCCTTTGCCCGCCGAAAGGAATCGCTAG